A window of the Desulforapulum autotrophicum HRM2 genome harbors these coding sequences:
- a CDS encoding methyltransferase, which translates to MKKSSKNRLTPRQQSLFPGNTLFDKIARAVCRAGTLPRKELHEAWEMARRVRRRYRGGRILDLACGHGLLAHIMLILDDSSESAIAVDRRIPPSATRLSDTLVESWPRLTNRVVFKEMDIRDIIVRPDDIVVSAHACGSLTDLVMDKAIGSHARMAVLPCCHDLKTASTAGLDGWMESTLAVDTVRAVRLQSEGYKIVTQAIPCEITPKNRLLMGEYQGDTAHPS; encoded by the coding sequence ATGAAAAAATCATCAAAAAACAGGCTCACCCCCCGGCAGCAGTCGTTGTTTCCCGGCAACACCCTTTTTGATAAAATTGCAAGGGCGGTCTGCCGGGCCGGCACCCTGCCAAGAAAAGAGCTCCATGAAGCATGGGAGATGGCTCGACGGGTGCGGCGACGATACCGGGGCGGCCGGATTCTGGATCTTGCCTGTGGCCATGGTCTGCTGGCCCACATCATGCTGATCCTTGATGACAGTTCAGAATCGGCCATTGCCGTGGACCGGCGCATTCCTCCGAGTGCGACACGATTATCCGACACATTGGTGGAATCCTGGCCCAGGCTGACGAACAGGGTGGTGTTCAAGGAGATGGATATCCGTGACATCATCGTTCGTCCGGATGACATTGTGGTGTCTGCCCATGCCTGTGGATCGTTGACCGATCTTGTCATGGACAAGGCCATTGGAAGTCATGCCAGGATGGCTGTTCTGCCCTGCTGCCATGATCTGAAAACAGCATCCACCGCCGGCCTTGATGGCTGGATGGAAAGCACCCTTGCCGTTGATACGGTAAGGGCCGTCAGGCTTCAATCAGAGGGATACAAGATCGTCACCCAGGCCATCCCCTGTGAGATTACCCCCAAGAACAGGCTGCTCATGGGCGAATATCAAGGGGATACTGCCCATCCATCTTGA
- a CDS encoding PhnA domain-containing protein, which translates to MTTKQELHMRSESKCELCGATQALEVYEVPPDSNGSPDQCILVCDTCLAQIENPEKMDIHHWRCLNDSMWSQVPAVQVMAWRMLTRLRHEGWPQDLLEMLYLDEETQAWAKAMDREKGKEDVLQYIDSNGVALSAGDSVTIIKDLNVKGGGFTAKRGTMVRGISLDPANNEQIEGRVNGQLIVILTKFVKKSN; encoded by the coding sequence ATGACTACAAAACAAGAATTACATATGCGCAGCGAATCCAAATGTGAGCTTTGCGGGGCAACCCAGGCCCTGGAAGTGTATGAAGTTCCCCCGGATTCAAACGGCAGCCCGGATCAGTGCATACTGGTATGTGACACCTGTCTGGCCCAGATTGAAAACCCCGAAAAAATGGATATCCATCATTGGCGGTGCCTTAACGACAGCATGTGGAGCCAGGTCCCTGCCGTCCAGGTCATGGCCTGGCGCATGTTGACACGGCTGAGGCATGAAGGCTGGCCCCAGGATCTTCTGGAAATGCTCTACCTTGACGAAGAGACCCAGGCCTGGGCCAAGGCAATGGACAGAGAGAAAGGCAAAGAAGATGTACTTCAATACATTGACAGCAACGGCGTAGCTCTTTCGGCCGGAGATTCGGTCACCATTATCAAAGATTTAAATGTCAAGGGCGGCGGTTTTACGGCCAAGCGCGGCACCATGGTGCGGGGAATCAGCCTGGATCCGGCAAACAACGAACAGATTGAAGGCCGTGTCAATGGCCAACTCATTGTTATTTTGACAAAATTTGTCAAAAAATCCAACTGA
- a CDS encoding ATP-binding protein: protein MHGALKEAYKKFFHVKSIIFLALVAILLLSFLSSLPAIYSAIESYQQARQVQYLNDVGDDLFTAVGNFGFERGRVNVVLNDNGPVEKMEANRRFIQAHRSDGDRALVKALKKLDSMDIPGTTDELFRIKTLEQGIHELREQTGKDLVVPKDQRQAGLAKEWFSAMTAYIETIEALLVTISSDISDADGIISRYSSLKHATLALRNTAGPEISILSATMAANSPMESELSEKIAALHTITLLHFQTLTRLCQPLSSPGISQALAKLKDSYFLNYLPYRNAVLPLAHGGRPYPFSQAEFLDHGVGALKQIAVFMEQIVSETKAYAQTRLTQNKRHILIHCCGAAGSLGMILLIFFYVHFRVIKPILQITSTVHKLANKDLDVAIPLIGKQNEFGEMARALEILKEMAIQLERDIISLRIIDEQLKTSEERFRTVADFSHDWEYWIGPDNQLLYISPSCERITGYTPEDFLKNNNLLAEICTSLDSNEVACHVHGKDIQITPPTSIDFEILGKDGKKHWINHICQPIFKKDGTFLGRRACNRDITDQKKLEEKLINAKKLEATATLMGGIAHDFNNLLASILGNIELAKSNLDVEGKTYSFLQNAYQSTLGARNLTSKFITLSRGGTPIKRPVDIVHFVKKTASSIIAGTGMNLETTLPPCSCKVELDTGQFFQVLDNIITNAREAMPPGGRLKITIDKDAPISPAKDFLPLLPDKQYVKITIEDQGPGIDLTDIDNVFDPYFSTKTRGSGKGMGLGLTVVHSIMEKHGGCTTIKPGKTGGTAVSLYLPALEISLTDRDESNRDITTSA from the coding sequence ATGCATGGGGCTTTAAAAGAGGCTTACAAAAAATTTTTCCATGTCAAGTCGATTATCTTTTTGGCTCTGGTTGCAATTCTCCTGCTGAGTTTTCTTTCATCCCTACCGGCCATATACAGCGCAATAGAATCATACCAACAGGCAAGGCAGGTTCAGTACTTGAACGATGTGGGTGATGACCTGTTTACTGCTGTGGGCAATTTTGGATTTGAACGGGGCCGGGTTAACGTGGTGTTAAATGATAACGGCCCTGTTGAAAAAATGGAAGCCAACCGGCGATTCATCCAGGCCCACCGTTCCGACGGGGACAGAGCCCTGGTCAAGGCCCTGAAAAAACTGGATTCAATGGATATTCCAGGCACAACCGATGAGCTTTTCAGGATAAAGACCTTGGAACAGGGCATCCATGAATTACGGGAACAGACCGGGAAAGATCTTGTCGTTCCCAAAGATCAACGGCAGGCAGGACTGGCAAAAGAATGGTTTTCTGCCATGACCGCATATATTGAAACCATTGAGGCGCTTCTGGTAACCATCTCAAGCGACATCAGCGATGCAGACGGTATTATCAGCCGTTATTCCTCCCTGAAACATGCAACCTTGGCCCTGCGTAATACCGCAGGCCCGGAAATATCAATTCTTTCAGCAACCATGGCCGCCAATAGCCCCATGGAATCAGAACTTTCTGAAAAGATAGCCGCCCTCCACACGATTACACTCTTGCATTTTCAAACCCTTACCCGTTTATGCCAGCCCCTGTCATCCCCTGGGATTTCCCAGGCCCTGGCAAAGTTAAAAGATTCCTATTTTTTAAATTACCTGCCTTACAGAAATGCGGTCCTCCCCCTTGCCCATGGTGGAAGGCCCTACCCCTTTTCCCAGGCAGAATTTCTTGACCACGGTGTGGGAGCATTGAAACAGATCGCCGTTTTCATGGAACAGATTGTGTCAGAAACAAAGGCGTATGCACAGACACGGCTCACCCAAAATAAAAGACATATACTCATCCATTGCTGCGGGGCTGCCGGATCCCTTGGAATGATTCTGCTAATTTTCTTTTATGTGCATTTCCGGGTGATAAAACCCATCCTCCAGATAACATCCACGGTTCACAAACTTGCAAATAAAGATCTCGACGTGGCGATTCCATTGATTGGAAAACAAAATGAATTCGGTGAAATGGCCAGAGCGCTTGAAATATTAAAGGAAATGGCCATTCAGCTTGAACGGGACATTATCTCCCTCAGGATTATTGATGAACAATTAAAAACCAGTGAAGAGCGTTTCCGAACGGTGGCGGATTTCTCCCATGACTGGGAATACTGGATAGGACCTGATAATCAACTCTTGTACATCTCTCCTTCGTGTGAAAGGATTACCGGGTATACCCCTGAAGATTTTCTCAAGAACAATAACCTGCTGGCTGAAATCTGCACATCCCTGGATTCAAACGAAGTTGCCTGTCACGTCCACGGAAAAGATATACAAATCACCCCCCCAACATCCATTGATTTTGAAATTCTGGGAAAGGATGGAAAAAAACACTGGATTAATCACATCTGCCAACCCATTTTTAAAAAAGATGGGACCTTTCTCGGGCGCAGGGCATGTAACCGGGACATTACAGATCAAAAAAAATTGGAAGAAAAGCTGATCAACGCAAAAAAACTTGAGGCAACGGCAACACTTATGGGCGGCATCGCCCATGATTTCAACAATCTGCTCGCTTCAATCCTGGGCAATATTGAACTTGCAAAGTCAAACCTTGACGTTGAGGGAAAAACATATTCGTTTCTGCAGAACGCTTACCAGTCAACCCTGGGCGCACGAAATCTTACATCAAAATTCATCACCCTTTCACGGGGCGGAACACCCATCAAACGACCCGTGGATATCGTCCATTTTGTTAAAAAGACAGCTTCGTCCATTATAGCCGGGACCGGCATGAACCTTGAAACCACCCTTCCCCCTTGTTCCTGTAAAGTCGAACTGGACACGGGACAGTTCTTCCAGGTCCTTGACAACATCATCACCAACGCCAGGGAAGCCATGCCCCCTGGGGGACGTTTAAAGATTACCATTGACAAGGATGCCCCCATTTCCCCGGCAAAAGATTTTTTACCTCTTTTGCCTGACAAGCAATACGTAAAGATAACCATTGAAGACCAGGGACCGGGAATTGACCTGACTGACATTGACAATGTCTTTGACCCCTATTTCTCAACTAAAACAAGGGGCTCGGGAAAAGGCATGGGACTGGGACTGACCGTTGTCCATTCCATCATGGAAAAGCATGGCGGCTGTACAACCATAAAACCAGGCAAAACCGGTGGAACCGCGGTATCTCTCTATCTTCCGGCCCTGGAAATTTCCTTGACAGACCGCGATGAATCGAATAGGGATATAACAACGTCTGCCTGA
- a CDS encoding iron ABC transporter substrate-binding protein: MDRSIAIMGAGLGLCVLVFIFTVAAQAGATQKITDAAGKIVVLPDKVDHIICSGSGCLRLVTYLGAQNLVVGVDDIERRNNRFDARPYALANPQFKTLPVFGGFRGRDIPEKILGLPVLPQVIFKIHGVAGDDPGKLSRKTGIPVVTLKYGDLVHSRQDFYNALTILGQALDRQARAQEVIHFFDAEIQALEDRTRNVPGAEKKTCFVGGIAFKGPHGFQSTEPRYPPFEFVNARNIARPADHGTAPGQSNFSREKILTLDPRVLFLDLSTLQMGSDQGGLYELQKDPVYQGLSAVKAGAVFGVLPYNWYAQNFGSILADSWFIGKILYPEQFTDIEPEQKADEIYTFLLSKPVFQRMNQSFDQKVFKRINLN, from the coding sequence ATGGATCGATCTATAGCAATTATGGGGGCTGGCCTGGGACTTTGTGTGCTCGTCTTTATATTCACAGTGGCCGCCCAGGCTGGGGCAACCCAAAAAATTACAGATGCAGCAGGCAAGATTGTTGTTCTTCCGGACAAGGTCGACCACATCATCTGCTCGGGTTCCGGATGCCTCAGGCTTGTGACCTACCTGGGGGCCCAGAATCTTGTGGTGGGGGTTGACGACATTGAACGTCGCAATAACAGATTTGACGCACGGCCTTACGCCCTTGCCAACCCTCAGTTTAAGACGCTTCCTGTTTTTGGTGGGTTCAGGGGCCGGGACATCCCTGAAAAAATCCTCGGCCTTCCAGTTCTGCCCCAGGTGATTTTCAAAATCCATGGGGTGGCCGGTGATGACCCCGGAAAGCTTTCCAGGAAAACAGGCATTCCCGTGGTCACCCTTAAATATGGAGACCTGGTCCACAGCCGCCAGGATTTTTACAATGCCTTGACCATCCTTGGCCAGGCCCTGGACAGGCAGGCCCGGGCCCAAGAGGTGATCCATTTTTTTGACGCCGAAATCCAGGCCCTTGAAGATCGCACCCGTAACGTTCCCGGGGCTGAAAAAAAGACCTGCTTTGTCGGTGGAATCGCCTTTAAGGGTCCCCATGGATTCCAGTCCACAGAGCCCCGGTATCCCCCGTTTGAATTTGTCAATGCCCGCAATATTGCCCGGCCTGCCGACCATGGCACAGCACCCGGCCAGAGCAACTTTTCCAGGGAAAAAATTCTGACCCTGGACCCCCGGGTTCTTTTTCTGGATCTTTCCACCCTCCAGATGGGGTCTGACCAGGGCGGGCTTTATGAACTCCAAAAAGACCCTGTCTATCAGGGGCTGTCAGCGGTCAAAGCCGGGGCAGTGTTCGGGGTGCTGCCCTATAACTGGTATGCCCAGAATTTTGGCTCCATACTTGCCGACAGCTGGTTTATCGGTAAAATCCTTTACCCTGAACAATTTACCGATATTGAACCTGAACAAAAAGCCGACGAGATCTACACCTTTCTACTGTCAAAACCTGTGTTCCAGCGGATGAACCAATCCTTTGACCAGAAGGTATTCAAACGAATCAACCTCAATTGA
- a CDS encoding FecCD family ABC transporter permease: MHFDHGVVPGDYKRYTLGKSLFITLTLAALILTIMASISSGAVHIRFADVFKTLFTHQAIRQFDLIIWNIRLPQTLTAVVAGAGLAGAGTVMQSVLRNPLASPFTLGIAHAAAFGAAFSVMVLGSGTMASTLGDAVTISSPMLTLISAFTFSMGTACLISYIAKIRGSAPEVMVLTGVALGALFTAGTMLLQFFADDVELAAMVFWTFGDVARTDWHDLAFLSLVTGVVLVYFLANAWNYNAMDVGDETARGLGVRVERVRLTGMMAACLVTSVIISFAGIIGFIGLVAPHIVRRVIGDDHRFLMPASILAGALILLAADIAARLVLLPHVLPVSIFTSFLGAPVFIYLIMKGSRK; encoded by the coding sequence ATGCATTTTGACCATGGGGTGGTGCCAGGTGACTACAAACGCTATACCCTGGGCAAGTCTTTGTTTATCACCCTTACCCTTGCAGCCCTTATCCTGACCATTATGGCAAGCATTTCATCCGGGGCAGTTCACATCCGGTTTGCGGATGTGTTCAAAACCCTTTTTACCCATCAGGCCATACGACAATTCGATCTGATCATCTGGAACATCCGCCTGCCCCAGACCTTAACGGCAGTGGTGGCTGGAGCCGGCCTTGCCGGGGCCGGAACCGTGATGCAGTCGGTGTTGAGAAACCCCCTGGCCTCACCCTTTACCCTTGGCATCGCCCATGCCGCCGCATTTGGCGCAGCCTTTTCCGTCATGGTCCTGGGGTCGGGCACCATGGCAAGCACCCTGGGGGACGCCGTGACCATCTCCAGCCCCATGCTGACCCTGATCTCTGCCTTTACTTTTTCCATGGGCACCGCCTGCCTGATCTCCTACATTGCCAAGATCAGGGGATCTGCCCCGGAAGTCATGGTGCTTACCGGGGTGGCCCTGGGAGCCTTGTTCACGGCCGGCACCATGCTGCTCCAGTTTTTTGCAGATGATGTGGAGCTTGCCGCCATGGTGTTCTGGACCTTTGGGGATGTTGCCAGGACCGACTGGCATGACCTGGCCTTTTTATCGTTGGTCACAGGCGTTGTTCTGGTTTATTTTCTGGCCAACGCCTGGAATTACAACGCCATGGACGTTGGAGACGAAACTGCCAGGGGTCTGGGGGTCCGGGTGGAACGGGTAAGGCTGACAGGAATGATGGCAGCCTGCCTTGTCACCTCGGTGATCATCTCTTTTGCCGGGATCATCGGATTCATAGGGCTTGTGGCCCCCCACATCGTCCGACGGGTCATTGGCGACGATCACCGTTTCCTCATGCCCGCATCCATCCTGGCCGGCGCCCTGATCCTGCTGGCAGCCGATATCGCGGCAAGATTGGTGCTGCTGCCCCATGTGCTACCCGTATCCATATTTACCTCGTTTCTGGGGGCACCCGTGTTTATTTACCTGATCATGAAAGGAAGCAGAAAATGA
- a CDS encoding ABC transporter ATP-binding protein — protein MILTVNDLTFTYRSCETLKGIHFSIQPGELTVILGPNGVGKTTLLKCLNNILSPQKGNILIKQQNTQEMTPRQIAREIAYVAQQSEPARITVFDAVLMGRRPHINYRVSKQDLIKVDAVIRHLNLSKFSLKYLDQMSGGELQKVCIARALVQQTDLLLLDEPTASLDLKNQTQILGLIRHIIKDHQMAAIMTMHDLNAAMRYADKYIFLKEATIYSAGNILDITPEMVEAVYGVKVEITHHRGLPIVIPMDDHHDSRTKRVMPAMVEQAA, from the coding sequence ATGATACTTACCGTGAACGACCTGACCTTTACCTACAGGAGCTGCGAAACCCTGAAAGGCATCCATTTTTCCATTCAGCCCGGGGAACTCACCGTGATCCTCGGTCCCAACGGTGTGGGAAAAACCACCCTGCTCAAATGCCTGAACAACATCCTGTCTCCCCAAAAGGGTAATATTCTCATCAAGCAACAAAACACCCAGGAGATGACACCCCGGCAGATCGCAAGGGAGATCGCCTATGTGGCCCAACAAAGCGAACCCGCCAGAATAACGGTGTTTGACGCCGTTCTCATGGGTAGAAGGCCCCATATCAACTACCGGGTTTCCAAACAGGACCTGATCAAGGTGGATGCGGTCATCCGCCATCTGAACCTCTCAAAGTTCAGCCTCAAATACCTGGATCAAATGAGCGGCGGCGAACTCCAGAAGGTGTGCATTGCAAGGGCACTGGTTCAGCAGACCGACCTGCTGCTCCTTGACGAACCCACGGCCAGCCTGGATCTGAAGAACCAGACCCAGATTCTGGGCCTGATCCGCCACATCATCAAGGATCATCAGATGGCCGCAATCATGACCATGCACGACCTGAACGCGGCCATGCGGTATGCGGACAAATATATTTTTCTGAAGGAGGCCACCATTTATTCGGCCGGAAATATCCTTGACATCACCCCGGAAATGGTCGAGGCAGTATACGGTGTCAAGGTTGAAATCACCCACCACAGGGGCCTTCCCATTGTGATCCCCATGGACGACCATCACGATTCCCGGACAAAGAGGGTGATGCCGGCAATGGTTGAGCAGGCCGCCTGA
- the tsaA gene encoding tRNA (N6-threonylcarbamoyladenosine(37)-N6)-methyltransferase TrmO, with the protein MNDQESYDPKQFNWPAMNLVPVGIVNSPLKTPTMRANDENLENAHSMEDFKKKHQELENTLVEIQVFKPWEPLLKGIEAFSHILVLYWPHLIDPERRKLQQVHPMGRQEIPLQGIFATCSPARPNPILVSAVPLVGRKANTLIVKGFEAVDQSPVIDIKPYSAHYMQKEGLRFPEWMQKINQELGI; encoded by the coding sequence ATGAATGACCAGGAATCCTACGACCCCAAACAGTTTAACTGGCCGGCGATGAACCTTGTACCCGTGGGCATAGTCAACAGCCCCCTGAAAACACCGACCATGAGGGCCAACGATGAGAATCTTGAAAATGCCCATTCAATGGAAGACTTTAAAAAAAAGCACCAGGAACTTGAAAACACCCTGGTTGAAATCCAGGTATTCAAGCCATGGGAGCCGCTTCTCAAGGGGATCGAAGCCTTTTCCCACATTCTGGTTCTCTACTGGCCCCACCTGATTGATCCTGAACGAAGAAAGCTCCAGCAGGTTCATCCCATGGGCAGACAGGAGATCCCCCTCCAGGGCATATTTGCCACCTGCAGCCCGGCCCGGCCCAATCCAATTCTGGTGTCTGCCGTGCCGTTGGTGGGGCGAAAAGCAAACACATTGATCGTCAAGGGCTTTGAAGCCGTTGACCAGAGCCCGGTTATTGATATCAAACCCTACAGCGCCCACTATATGCAAAAAGAGGGTCTCAGGTTCCCGGAATGGATGCAGAAAATCAACCAGGAACTCGGTATCTGA